The proteins below are encoded in one region of Mycobacterium shinjukuense:
- a CDS encoding nuclear transport factor 2 family protein, which produces MTLPKRDDLLAAVERSPRAAAAHDRAGWVGLFTGDGRVEDPVGSRPHVGHEQIGLFFDTFIGPRDITFHRDLDIVCGSVVVRDVELEVAMGPGVTMFVPAFLRYDLREVNGQWKIAELRAYWDLPAMMLQFLRRGSPAMAPALKLSRGLIGNQGLRGTAGFMAGFRRAGARHQTLVETFLDAVVRGDNVAGRRVLSPSAAITLGDDDVLDLAELGEQLRGGRWSKMTGAGPTVTVSLATDHGRGILFAELAWRGNDINRIRYFPA; this is translated from the coding sequence CCGCGGTCGAGCGGTCGCCACGGGCGGCCGCGGCGCACGACCGGGCCGGCTGGGTAGGTCTGTTCACCGGCGACGGCCGGGTGGAAGACCCGGTGGGCTCGCGGCCGCACGTGGGGCATGAGCAGATCGGCCTGTTCTTCGACACCTTCATCGGTCCGCGCGACATCACGTTCCACCGCGACCTGGACATCGTCTGCGGCTCGGTCGTGGTGCGCGATGTCGAACTTGAGGTGGCGATGGGTCCGGGCGTCACGATGTTCGTTCCCGCCTTCCTGCGATACGACCTGCGAGAGGTCAACGGCCAGTGGAAGATCGCCGAACTCCGGGCGTACTGGGACCTGCCGGCGATGATGCTGCAGTTCCTGCGACGCGGATCGCCGGCGATGGCGCCCGCCCTGAAACTCTCCCGTGGGTTGATCGGCAACCAGGGCCTGCGCGGCACCGCGGGCTTCATGGCGGGCTTTCGCCGGGCGGGTGCGCGGCACCAGACGCTGGTGGAGACCTTCCTCGACGCGGTCGTGCGGGGCGACAACGTCGCCGGGCGGCGTGTGCTGTCACCTTCTGCGGCAATAACTTTGGGCGACGACGACGTGCTCGACCTGGCCGAACTCGGCGAACAGCTCCGCGGGGGGCGGTGGTCGAAGATGACCGGGGCCGGGCCCACGGTCACGGTCTCACTGGCTACGGATCACGGGCGGGGCATCTTGTTCGCCGAGCTGGCCTGGCGGGGCAACGACATCAACCGTATTCGTTACTTTCCGGCCTGA